The genomic window GGCAATCGTCACGCCGCAGATCGTCAACGTCAACACCAAGTTCGGCTACAACAGCGCGATCGGCGCCGGCACCGGCATCGTCATCGACCCGGGCGGCGTCGTGCTGACCAATAACCACGTGATCTCCGGCGCCACCGACATCAACGCCTTCGACGTCGGCAACGGCCAGACCTATGCCGTCGACGTGATCGGCTATGACCGCAACGCCGACGTCGCGGTGCTGCAACTGCGCGGCGCGGGGGGCCTGCCCACCGCGGCTATCGGCGGCGGCGTCGCCATCGGCGAGCCGGTGACCGCCGTCGGCAACGCCGGCGGCAGCGGCGCGCCCGAGGCGGTGCACGGCCGGGTCGTCGCGCTCAACCAGACCGTCTCGGCCACCGACACGCTGACCGGCGCCGACGAACGGCTGGGCGGCCTGATCCAGGCCGACACCGCGATCCGCCCGGGCGATTCGGGCGGCCCGCTGGTCAACGCCGCGGGCCAGGTGGTCGGGATGAACACCGCGGCCAGCGACAGCTACAAGATGTCGGGCGGGCAGGGCTTTGCCATCCCGATCGGTCGCGCGATGGGGGTGGCCGGTGCCATCCGCAGCGGGGCCGGCTCCAACACCGTGCACATCGGACCGACGGCCTTCCTCGGCCTCGGAGTCGCCGAGGGCGGCGGCAACGGCGCGCGGGTTGCGCGGGTGGTCAACGGGGGGCCGGCCGCGGGCTCCGGGATCGCGGCGGGTGACACCATCATCGGCGTCGACAACGTCCCGATCAACGGTCCCACCTCGATGACCGACGTGCTGGTGCCGCATCACCCCGGGGACACCATCACCTTGCGCTGGCGCTCCCAGGACGGCGAGCACAGCGTGCCGGTGGTGCTGGGCGACGGGCCGCCCGCCTGATCGTCGCGCAACTACCGTCCGGCGACCGGCCAATTCGGTTGTCATTAGGCAAGTCTGCTCACGTGATTCCCAAGTTGCGGCCTCGGGTACCCGTGGCATCGTGGAATTGATGAACGACGCAAAAGACGCTGTCGAGCACCATCCCGCCGGGGGCAGTCACGTCGAGGGAGGCGTGGTCGAACACCCCGAGGCCGAGGATTTCGAGAATGCCACCGCGCTGCCCGCCGACCCGACGTGGTTCAAGCACGCCGTGTTCTACGAGGTTCTGGTCCGGGCGTTCTGCGACGCCAACGCGGACGGCTCGGGCGACCTGCAGGGGCTGATCGGTCGCCTGGACTACCTGCAGTGGCTGGGGATCGACTGCATCTGGCTGCCGCCGTTCTACGACTCCCCGCTGCGCGACGGCGGCTATGACATCCGCGACTTCTACAAGGTATTACCCGAGTTCGGCACCGTCGAGGACTTCGTGGCGTTGCTGAACGCCGCGCACGAGCGAGGAATCCGTGTCATCACCGACCTGGTGATGAATCACACCTCGGATTCCCACCCGTGGTTCCAGGAGTCCCGGCACGACCCGGACGGCCCGTACGGCGACTACTACGTGTGGAGCGACACCAGCGAGAAGTACGAAGACGCCCGGATCATCTTCATCGACACCGAGGAGTCGAACTGGACGTTCGACCCGGTGCGCAAGCAGTTCTACTGGCACCGGTTCTTCTCGCACCAGCCGGACCTGAACTACGACAACCCCACCGTGCAGGAAGCGATGATCGACGTGCTGCGCTTCTGGCTCGACCTCGGGATTGACGGATTTCGGCTGGACGCCGTGCCGTACCTGTTCGAGCGCGAGGGCACCAACTGCGAGAACCTGCCGGAGACGCACGCCTTCCTCAAGAAGGTCCGCAAGGTCATCGACGACGAATTCCCGGGCCGGGTGCTGCTGGCAGAGGCCAACCAGTGGCCGGCCGACGTCGTCGAATACTTCGGGGATGCCAGCACCGGCGGCGACGAATGCCACATGGCGTTCCACTTCCCGCTGATGCCGCGCATCTTCATGGCCGTCCGCCGGGAATCGCGGTTCCCGATCTCGGAGATCCTGGCGCAGACGCCGGACATCCCGGACATGGCGCAGTGGGGGATCTTCCTGCGTAACCACGACGAGCTGACCCTGGAAATGGTCACCGACGAGGAACGCGACTACATGTACTCCGAGTACGCCAAGGATCCACGGATGAAGGCGAACGTCGGGATTCGCCGCCGGCTGGCGCCGCTGCTGGACAACGACCGCAACCAGATGCAATTGTTCACCGCATTGCTGTTGTCGCTGCCGGGCTCACCCGTCCTCTATTACGGGGACGAAATCGGGATGGGCGACGTGATCTGGTTGGGTGACCGCGACGGGGTGCGCACCCCGATGCAGTGGACGCCGGACCGCAACGCGGGTTTCTCGAAGGCCACCCCCGGCCGGCTGTATCTGCCGCCCAACCAGGACTCGGTCTACGGATATCAGGCGGTCAACGTCGAGGCACAGCGTGACACCTCGACGTCGTTGCTCAACTGGACGCGCACCATGCTCGCGGTGCGGCGCCGCCACGAGGCCTTCGCCATCGGCTCGTTCGAGGAATTGGGCGGGTCCAACCCGTCGGTGCTGGCGTATGCGCGCCAGGTGCCGGGCGACGGCGACACCGTGCTGTGCGTGAACAACCTGTCGC from Mycobacterium shigaense includes these protein-coding regions:
- a CDS encoding S1C family serine protease, producing the protein MNRRHHRPIWWSWLASVLAVTALGLGLATVPASATPLRPLPLDPAAIVTPQIVNVNTKFGYNSAIGAGTGIVIDPGGVVLTNNHVISGATDINAFDVGNGQTYAVDVIGYDRNADVAVLQLRGAGGLPTAAIGGGVAIGEPVTAVGNAGGSGAPEAVHGRVVALNQTVSATDTLTGADERLGGLIQADTAIRPGDSGGPLVNAAGQVVGMNTAASDSYKMSGGQGFAIPIGRAMGVAGAIRSGAGSNTVHIGPTAFLGLGVAEGGGNGARVARVVNGGPAAGSGIAAGDTIIGVDNVPINGPTSMTDVLVPHHPGDTITLRWRSQDGEHSVPVVLGDGPPA
- the treS gene encoding maltose alpha-D-glucosyltransferase, whose translation is MNDAKDAVEHHPAGGSHVEGGVVEHPEAEDFENATALPADPTWFKHAVFYEVLVRAFCDANADGSGDLQGLIGRLDYLQWLGIDCIWLPPFYDSPLRDGGYDIRDFYKVLPEFGTVEDFVALLNAAHERGIRVITDLVMNHTSDSHPWFQESRHDPDGPYGDYYVWSDTSEKYEDARIIFIDTEESNWTFDPVRKQFYWHRFFSHQPDLNYDNPTVQEAMIDVLRFWLDLGIDGFRLDAVPYLFEREGTNCENLPETHAFLKKVRKVIDDEFPGRVLLAEANQWPADVVEYFGDASTGGDECHMAFHFPLMPRIFMAVRRESRFPISEILAQTPDIPDMAQWGIFLRNHDELTLEMVTDEERDYMYSEYAKDPRMKANVGIRRRLAPLLDNDRNQMQLFTALLLSLPGSPVLYYGDEIGMGDVIWLGDRDGVRTPMQWTPDRNAGFSKATPGRLYLPPNQDSVYGYQAVNVEAQRDTSTSLLNWTRTMLAVRRRHEAFAIGSFEELGGSNPSVLAYARQVPGDGDTVLCVNNLSRFPQPIELNLQQWSGCTPVELTGQVEFPRIGHLPYLLTLPGHGFYWFQLLHHAEENA